A portion of the Edaphobacter bradus genome contains these proteins:
- a CDS encoding menaquinone biosynthesis family protein produces the protein MTVANTAVREISIAHSPDSDDAFMFYGLATNKVRVPGYKFNHTLTDIETLNQKAIKEAFYDVTAISFHAYPYLQDNYALMACGGSVGEGYGPMIVSSRKFTPTSVRKVRIAVPGTLTTAYLVLKIFAPEVETEVVPFDKIIPAVAAGEYEAGLIIHEGQLTYANDGLIKVLDLGQWWRDQTSLPLPLGGNAIRRSLGTDAMITTTNALRDSIQHALDHREEALAYAMQFARDLDTTLANRFVGMYVNERTLNYGDDGKEGIRKLLDMGYERGIIPYRASVEFVG, from the coding sequence ATGACTGTTGCCAATACCGCCGTTCGAGAGATCAGCATCGCTCACAGCCCTGACTCCGATGATGCCTTTATGTTCTATGGACTCGCGACGAACAAGGTTCGCGTCCCGGGTTATAAGTTCAACCACACACTGACGGACATCGAGACGCTGAACCAGAAAGCGATCAAGGAGGCGTTCTACGACGTCACAGCGATCTCGTTCCATGCTTATCCATACCTGCAGGACAACTACGCCCTGATGGCCTGCGGCGGAAGCGTCGGCGAGGGATATGGCCCGATGATTGTCTCCAGCCGCAAATTTACGCCGACCTCGGTGCGCAAGGTGCGTATCGCGGTTCCGGGCACTCTGACCACGGCCTACTTGGTACTCAAGATCTTCGCCCCAGAGGTCGAGACCGAGGTGGTGCCGTTCGACAAGATCATCCCTGCGGTCGCCGCGGGCGAGTATGAAGCGGGCCTCATCATCCACGAAGGACAGTTGACCTACGCGAACGATGGCCTGATCAAGGTACTCGATCTCGGCCAGTGGTGGCGGGACCAGACTTCGCTTCCCCTTCCACTGGGCGGCAATGCGATTCGCCGCTCGCTTGGGACCGACGCGATGATCACGACGACGAACGCTCTTCGCGACAGCATCCAGCACGCGCTCGACCACCGCGAAGAGGCTCTGGCGTACGCGATGCAGTTTGCGCGCGATCTCGATACGACGCTGGCCAATCGCTTCGTAGGGATGTACGTCAACGAGCGGACGCTCAACTACGGCGACGACGGCAAAGAGGGCATCCGCAAGCTGCTTGATATGGGCTATGAGCGCGGAATCATTCCGTATCGCGCCTCTGTGGAATTCGTCGGCTAA
- a CDS encoding zinc-binding dehydrogenase, giving the protein MAIAKSRDLNVVGIVRRPELILDVEKLGADFVGVDAPELSKQVQTATGGMPISLGLDAVGGPAAATIASVLSPGAHLVSYAWLSGLPIHLPQGDLIGKRLNIHGFWMYYEECLPKIRAALTEATKVVAFGKLSLPITTTCRPSQIKEAIEHYQRGGKVLLDFNYTK; this is encoded by the coding sequence ATTGCGATTGCAAAATCGCGCGATCTCAATGTTGTAGGTATTGTGAGACGGCCCGAGCTTATCCTAGATGTTGAAAAGCTGGGTGCTGATTTCGTTGGCGTCGACGCGCCGGAACTCTCAAAGCAAGTCCAGACCGCGACCGGCGGAATGCCGATATCTCTGGGCCTTGATGCCGTAGGTGGTCCAGCGGCAGCGACAATCGCAAGCGTGCTCTCTCCGGGAGCCCATCTTGTCAGCTATGCGTGGCTGAGCGGTTTGCCGATTCATCTACCGCAAGGCGATCTCATTGGCAAGAGGCTAAACATCCACGGCTTCTGGATGTATTACGAAGAGTGTCTCCCCAAAATACGAGCGGCACTGACTGAGGCAACTAAAGTAGTCGCTTTCGGCAAATTAAGTCTGCCAATCACCACGACATGCAGACCGTCCCAAATCAAAGAAGCAATCGAGCACTACCAACGTGGTGGCAAGGTTCTATTGGATTTCAATTACACAAAGTAG
- a CDS encoding biotin transporter BioY, producing the protein MQSALPSQSAFAQVVRSFEESLPGKATLVVAASLFVAICAHISLVLPFTPVPITLQTFAVILIGMVLGPVAGFSALALYLAEGAAGLPVFNPHEPGGIIHLIGPNAGFLFSYPLVAAVAGWVTRGLSSVESRFTRAVAAGVAASVVVFAFGAGWLAHFAHLSAPAAWHLAIAPFLPAEAIKITAAAGIFSSLQRWTRA; encoded by the coding sequence ATGCAATCTGCTCTCCCCTCTCAATCCGCCTTTGCGCAAGTCGTGAGGTCCTTCGAGGAATCGCTCCCCGGCAAAGCTACGCTCGTGGTCGCGGCTTCCCTCTTCGTCGCGATCTGCGCGCATATTTCGCTGGTGCTCCCCTTTACTCCAGTTCCTATCACGCTGCAGACCTTCGCCGTGATCCTGATTGGGATGGTTTTGGGCCCCGTGGCCGGCTTCTCGGCACTGGCGCTCTATCTCGCCGAGGGAGCTGCCGGCCTCCCGGTCTTCAATCCACATGAGCCAGGCGGCATCATCCATCTGATCGGCCCTAATGCCGGCTTCCTCTTCTCCTACCCACTGGTTGCAGCCGTCGCCGGCTGGGTCACCCGCGGACTGAGCTCCGTTGAATCAAGATTTACCCGCGCAGTTGCCGCGGGAGTCGCCGCCAGTGTTGTGGTCTTCGCTTTCGGCGCAGGCTGGCTGGCACACTTCGCTCACCTGAGCGCACCCGCCGCCTGGCATCTGGCGATTGCTCCATTTCTTCCGGCCGAGGCAATCAAGATTACAGCCGCCGCAGGAATCTTCAGCTCACTCCAGCGATGGACGCGGGCCTAG
- a CDS encoding alcohol dehydrogenase catalytic domain-containing protein yields MVEVSEPNTPSASEALVRMEYAPIDYSDLLLANGVYLLSPKLPSVVGGEGAGIVEGIGPGVTRVKVGDRVTIPFGTFTWSEKVLAPAQGHFFVPPSVDARTASMLNINPTTAVLF; encoded by the coding sequence ATGGTCGAGGTTTCGGAACCAAACACGCCATCTGCGAGCGAGGCTCTTGTGCGCATGGAGTATGCGCCGATCGACTACAGCGACCTCCTTTTAGCGAACGGAGTGTACCTGCTAAGTCCGAAGCTTCCTTCTGTCGTTGGAGGTGAAGGTGCGGGAATTGTCGAGGGGATCGGGCCGGGAGTCACCCGCGTCAAGGTAGGCGATCGGGTTACGATCCCGTTTGGAACTTTCACTTGGTCTGAAAAAGTCCTTGCTCCGGCCCAAGGTCATTTCTTTGTTCCTCCTTCGGTCGATGCCAGAACAGCCTCGATGTTGAATATCAACCCTACGACGGCGGTTCTTTTTTAG